The DNA segment CCCAGAgatggtagtaatgatagtgggggtagtggtggtggtggtgtgcacaTGGTgatggtttaaaaaaaaaaagacttctctgagaaatatttatttataccaaggaggttaaaagaaaagaaaacaaaacaatcccATCTCTTCCAGATTTTcttaaatttactttttttttaaactcaaCGCGCAATGAAACGGCGAGTGACCGAAGACTACATTAattcctcacctttctctttttttttcttttttttcacgagagaggaagtgaaatacAGATTTGGTTAATATTTTCACTTGCTCATCTGCTTTCATGAATCCCACtctattatttaattttctcacgtatatacttttttcacatgtttagggtactggccaaggggcgaaaagggaaaaaattaaggtTGCCACCCCAAAAAGTcgaagagaaaattaatgaaaaacaaGTTGACAATTTATTATCACTAGCGTCTTGATACCATTCAGGAAAGTGTTGTTCGTAAACCACTCGTCTTCCTGCCCATCTGCCTACCTGTCTTGGAGGCACTGTGTTCCAGTCTGTCTACAAGTAGCATACTCTTgaggtcttttcttcttttcagtgtttcccaAGTGTCATGGGTTAGCACCTAAAGTCTTCTTCGGGTATCTTTCGTTGTTCTGATTCTTTGCAAAACTTACCCAACACTTCGACTGTAAGTCTGTAAGTTTTCCTTTGTGAGAAGACAATTTTTGAAGGAGTTGAAGCGTAAGAAAATCTAGTGCCGTAAGTACCGTAATCTTTCTACCTGAGTTTTCctacgacctctctctctctctcattcgtgtGCAAACATCAAGAAATTAAGGGTAGGTCATAAAGGACACAGGAGGAGTAATGCTGCCTCGTGTCCGTCGACAGTCCACAAAGGACATCGCATTTACGTCCTCACTCACCTAAATCTTATCTGGacgtgaaggaaagagacaagaatGGAGGTGACAGTTTGCCCTTCAGCCGCGTCCAgactcgttttctttacctacTAGAGAGTATTGTTTTAATTAAATCTTCCCTCAGTGGCCTTGAATGTTCCAGTTagtctgctgttgctgcttctgcttcgtGTCCGCTGCAGATTATCATGATGATGCATTTAaaatatattcatgtataaCTTTTATTACAATTGTTATATTTGTAAATAGCTTTGgtcttgtaactttttttttcccagagagagagagagagagagagagagagagagagacgcgtgtTTCCAAGTGCAGTGGGTGGGAAGCTGGGAAATGAGGACGTGCAGCTGCTGTATTTGGCTGGTGGGCAGGCACTGTGGACGTGTCCGGCGGGCAGTGGGGGCGTGGGAGAACAGTCTGTGGTGCTGGAAGCGTGCAGTATTGATCAAGTTTACCGACTTTTATGAAAACGAGTTAAAGTTGCCATGAAAatgtctttatttcctctctaatTCAGCATCCGTTCACTATAAGAGATTCAGTGATATGATTTAGCAGGTCACAACAACGGGATCAGATGGCGCTGCTTATCATAGACGTGTTCGTTGGTGGCACAGTTGAGATGCAACAGAAAGAACACTTCAGTCTGGATGCACGAGGTGACATCACCGGCAGCACGGTGTACCatggaggaaattaaaaaagtagagagaggaTGGTGAATAGGAGTGAGAGTGGCGGGAAAGACTAATAGTTACAggagggaataaggaagaaactgAAAGTGACGTCATTGGCCGAGAGGGAAATAGGAAAGCATCTCGGCGATGAGTCGCAGTATACTTTCTGCCTCAAGTTTCACCAGCTCGATTCCTCATGGCCGCCATGTCTTTTGTTGGTCCGGTAATGCGTGAAATTTTTCACAGTGCCTTCAACCTTGAGTTGATATACGTAATTGAGTAAACTTTAAAACCTGTATTTTCATGACATTGTATGATGATTATAATGCAGCCGTTCTACTGCACATTTAAGTGATATCTGCAACATTTAGTAATATAATGTAAACTTCCTGATTAATATTTTCACGATGTTTGCAGCGTTGAATATTACAATGTTGTAAATTTCATAATGTACACTTCTCATGATATCTTGAACGTTTCGTTCTTCTAATTCGTTCTAATTCTTGGTGCATTATCTTAATTTTGACCCTTGTTCATATTACGAGTATACAAACTTCCTAGAGCGTTGTTAACCTTCCTCGTCTGAAATCTTATCATTACTTCAATTTCCTCACATGCATGTTATGAGGCTGCCTGGCATGTCTCTCTTGTTATGAGGCTGCCTGGCATGTCTCTCTTAATCCTCATTTTGTTTCCATGTATAATGTTAGCTGAAGTTACGTGCTTTTCCTCAGCTAAGGCCAgctgtttttctttaatcttattcattctttcactaTACACAACAAAACTTTTTATTTACCATACGCAGTAatgtttctttcatttaatattctcacctttttagtttattattcCATCGCTAACAGGTAATATTTAATATATAACTGAAACAGTCCTCGTATGAACAGTATCTCAAGATAATTATGTTTCTCAATGAAATGTTTTTGATCGAAGAGCAATATCTGGTAATTGCTTGCACTTATCATATTCTCTGTTCTTCTTGGTATTTGTGAGACTCGTGATACTCGTACAAAATAGCTCTTTAGATCTTAAATCGATTCCTATTTGATTAATGGGCATGAAACTCACTGCGGTTTGCGACATCGCTTCTTGGGACAACTGTACATGAATTTCATGATCATTACGAAAGTGCAACGACAATCTAAACTTGCTACGAAAACTATCGAAATAATCAACTGCCAGTTTAATGTTAGGGATTACTAGTAAGCGGATATTTCCCGGCCGTGTGATGATTCTCTTATGGACCAGCAATGTGTGTCTGGCCAGTGGAACGTCGACCACTTGAGCATGACTTTCCTCGACTATCTAATGCGTCACAGGAAACTGTGCGAGTGTGTCACAAATATTTGAGACTGTGACAACTCCTGCTTACTTttctacttatctttttttgtggCGCCTTAGACAGAGTAATAAGATGGTGTGCGTGACTCTAAGGTGATGGTAATGTACTGTTGTGATGCAGAGAcacggaggggagagagaaaatatgcaCAACAATCTTGCACCTGTAGTAtgcgcaagaaagaaaaagaaaaattatcccTTGAAACACACTCctcttttgaaaaaaaaataaataagtaaataaaataaaataaaataaataaataaataaaatccagcTGAGAAACatcgaaaataaagaaaatatcaatgAGTCATTTGAATAGATTCCCTCCTTTAAGAAAAGTATCCAGGAAACATTGTCAATAAAGATAATATATGAAAACTTATCGAGTTGTTTAtttcttctaaaaaaaaattacatgaaagCCATCAAGGTtgagataggaaaaagaaaagaaaagccttTAAGAAAAATCTGTGTGAAAAGGTTTTTTGTTATATCATAGATTTAtcagttcctttcttctttacttaagAGACCTTGCGTTTCCGTTGTGATGAGTCACGTTTAGcagcatcacctcctcctcctcctcctcctccacgccccaCCACTTGGGTCGTCACGCTGCCGACGTCAAATGGCGCCGCGGTCTGATAAGAGCTGCGCAGTGGCTGAAGATACTCAGCTTTCATACATGGCctgaaagtttgtgtgtgtgtgtgtgtgtgtgtgtgtcaaggatgTTGTAACTGTCGTCCGTCTGTCTAGGATGTTGTAACTGTCGTCCGTCTGTCTAAACACTGTGCAAGTTGTTTGCGTGTTAAATTATTTCGTATTgaccattattattatacaattgtgaaattttaattaaattttgatATCACATTATTATGATTAGGTGATGTCAATaaacactaatatatatatatatatatatatatatatatatatatatatatatatatatatatatatatatatatatatatatatatatatatatgaaattttatctgtttatttagatatcgccttttttttactctctctctctctctctctctctctctctctctctctctctctctctctctctctctctctctctctcttcagtcctTACCATTAAcatccataattttttttttttcgtctcttcgtttctattttttaatatttattcctGTCCACTctatccctttctcctcttccttaacctAGATAGAAGCATAAAAGCACTTTTATGCCTTTGCCCTTACTTTTTCCTCTGAACCTTTGCCATATTATCATAGGGATTGCCACGTAtagatggcttcttgcaacttcccttattttcttctattcgcTTGTTATGTACCCAATTATTACGGCTCGATGtgccaatcaatcaatctctttCAAACCTCcccgagaaaaaaataatctccaTGATCCCTCCCTTCCCGACAGATGGCGTGCACAcgagcagtagtggtggtgttggggagCCTCCTCGCCTTCACACAGACGGAGGTGGAGGCTGGGGTGGCGCATGCCCAGGTGTTCTCATCCAGGAGTGGCGCAGCGCAGAGCCAGGTCACGGAGCCAGACGGTACTATCAAAGGAGAGTGTGCGTACTTAGACCCTGAAGGAAACTCTGTCAAAGTGAGTATATTGCGTTCAttaggatttttatttatttaagcaacagactttatttatttatttatttcatcgtGTAAGGGCAGGCAGCGTTGACTAAATTTATCAACCCATTCAGAAGtggttttttttcataatcttttatttgattcatttgttcttttatttcttcatttacttatttgtttgtttgtttgtttttatctatttatatacctgtgtatttgtttgtttcttcctgCGCTTGTTTACCTATTCATTAAATCATCTATTCGTTAtccattgacttttttttcttgacaaTGGGATTtatgctttttattttcttttatttgctaTTCGCtgccgctacacacacacacacacacacacacacacacacacacacacacacacacacactctctacaACAAAACATCAACAATGATTTAACTATTCGGTCTTCATCTTTCGAAATTATACTCTAGACTTGCACCAGGCACTTCTGTTAGTAAGCTGAGGAGAAATAAAGTAGCTTAAGTGttaaaatacaacaaaatcGTACGTCTGGCAGAAGTCATcgtaagctgttttttttttttttttttttttttttttacgtttggCAGCAGGTACTACATGCCTTGGTTTTAAAATTATTTACTTACATCTTTGAAtctaagaaaatatatgatgtAGCTAAAATTAGAGAAATAGTCGTGAATTTTAAtaaattaatttatattttgtagCTAAAATATGTAccagtcattatcattatcaggtattgtttgtttgttcgaaTTTATTAACTCTTTTTCAAGAGACGTAACAGGACTGACGTAGGCACTGGGCTGGGAGAATGATTGGTTGCGCACATCATTCCGAGTACGCCAACAGTCTTGTCCTCCCTATATCCTGACTTGAGATCTAAACTTAGCACCCGCCAAGTTCTTTTATTACACTGAATTAGGTTACAAGTATAAATAAGGGAAGGATTTAGTAGCTTCTATTGTTAAGTTCTTTTTATTAGATAATTTGTTTATCTGTAGTGCAGCATCACAAAGAAATTATTCTGGATTATTGTTTCGTAGAAGGCTGCAGACGGCTGAAGAACATCAAAGCAAACTGAGAAAAGTCGATAATAACTTTacatgtttattatttattatattttttacaagATATCTTCCACTTCTTGAGATATATGTATGTTGATATAcaattagctctctctctctctctctctctctctctctctctctctctctctctctctctctctctctctctctctctctcttccacacatcAGATCAGTTACAGACAATCTCCCGGCGGCCAAATAGAGGCGGAGTCAGATCCCCCTCAGCAGAACGCCGCCGCTGCTCTGGAGACGTGCAGGAGAGCCGCTGATGCCGCCGCCAAGGTCGCTCAGGACTCTATCCAGGAAACGCAGGAGCAGGTGAGAACTCTGCTGGTGTTCATACATCTCAGGGGAGATTGAGAGGGAGGCAACTAGCTCCTAAAGGCTTATATGTCTTTATTGAGAAAGAAgggatagtagtggtagtagtagtagtagtagtagtagtagtagtagtagtagtagtagtagtagtagtagtagtagtagtagcagcagcagcaggaggagtagtagtaacagtaggaggaggaggagaaaagtaaggagTAACGAGGTGACTGAAAAATAAGATAGTAATATTCTCCACTTTCtgagtaagtttttttttattttttctatacataaaaatatgatagtagaaaagagagaaaaaataaggaattcCAAACCAACAGTTCcaagctcctctctctctctctctctctctctctctctctctctctctctctctctctctctctctctctctctctctctctctctctctctctctctctctctctctctctctctctctctctctctctctctccttatgcATCAACATCCGCGTTTCTCATATATATTAGAGTcacaatttctttttcttgtttctcttcatctcctccccttGAGTGTCGCCCTTGACACACTTAACACCTCACCTGGACGCCTACACTAATTCACAAACTGTTTATTACTATTATGCAGAAGCAAATGTGTCATCTTTACACCATTACTGATTATCATGTGATGATATTGAGTCTTGAGTTTTACAATAATTTTAATTTCTAATATTTATGAGTTTGGAAGGAAACAACAAAAGTATGTGGTCaattttattattaccattattcatCTTTGTTCCTATCAACATTTTACTCTTTCTAATATGTagttaaaatatacattttcctTGTAAAGTGATTTGAGAAATTTGTCTCTGAGGCTGATAGGTTATCTTCTAAATATGTTACAAAGAGGTCACGTTATAGAGGTCATGTGAAAAGGTCACGGTCATGATTTAAAGAGGTCACCAAGAGGTCTCATAAACAGGTCACAAGGAGGTCATGTTATAAAGGGACTACAATAAGGTTAAACTGTAAGATCAAGTGACGTGAAAGTAAAGGAAGCAAAAATATGACGTGAAAACGACCTTCTGTACGTTCAGTGTCAATATGGTCGAGGGAACCCAGTCTGGTGCACCTTGATTTCTCTTACAGatgaagaagtgagaggaagaacaagtgTCGCTTTGGTATAGGGTATATTTTGATAAGAATGATATCTTTTTTAAATTCCTTTGCATCCCAAACTCTAACGTCTGGTCGCTGCATCCAGTGGTGCATGAAGTTATGTCTTTTACTCCTCACTTgacatttctttaattttttcccttcctctcttctgatcttccatATTGATTatctttaactttatttttactcGCGATGATCCGTCACCTCTCTTCTCACTTCACTTCGCCTTATCTTcatatctctctttcttctcctctgaATATCcgatagtttcttttttttattcgctaTGTATTCGTTCATTACAAATCGTCTCTTCCACCACTCCTCAGCTCACTTCACGTAGTCTTCACTTGATGTTCAGCCCCCTTacattcatctctcctcttataTTCCTTCCTAATTACCGTTTTTTTGCATTCTGTGAttaattattcattcatcaaaatccctcacctttcctcacctctcttctcttcgtttTACCTTTTATCTCCACTTTCACCCTCTTGctcatctctcttcttatctccaGTCTTAATTCCCTCCAGCTTTTCCATTCCTTGCCGAGTTTCTTCCACCTGCCTTCACCCTCTCTCCTGCATCCTGCCAGACTGCTGCACTTCTAGCACCAGCACCAGGAAAATAGTACGTGAAATATTTGATCAAAAGTATTACTAACTTctgatgcatttttcttttgccTCTACCCGCTCTTCCTTGTCACTTTTTTCGTCGCTCTTCCCGTAACAGTATAACAAGATAGTGCATGAAACAGTATTACCGTCTCGTTATCCCTGTAATACTCCTTAACTTTTCTGTCCTACTTCCTTACGTCAACCCTAACCCTACTGTATAGATTTCAATCCCTAGAAGCCTTGTCCTTTAAAAATGCTTCACTCAGGTATTTCTTGGTTGTTTCTTCGCCTCATGTCTTGAAAAGCTCTTTGACGAGCTGTGGGCTTTTTGTTTTAAAATATGTGATAACCAATTAATGTACGAGAATTTCTTACAAACGTATTCTTTCACGTGTTCCTCATCTCGTGTCCAGAAAGTGTCTTACGGTTCCTGAGGAGCTGGGTGTCTTTTCATTGTGGAGTATGTTGAaataccttatatatatatatatatatatatatatatatatatatatatatatatatatatatatatatatatatatatatatatatatatatatattatttatttatttttttttttttctaatgtatttctttgtattttattttgtctcatGTTTTGAAATGGTGTCTGATGAGTTGTGTGCCTTTTCAAATATGTATTGCCCTATATGAATACTTCCTTAAGAAATATTTATTGATATCACCTTCGTCTGATGTTTGGGAGAAATTATGTCTAATAGGGAATGAAGTCAGTTCAATGTAAGAAATATGGTTACGAAATGTTCGTGTCGAACAAGCTCTGATATGTCTTTTCTCACCAGATCTTCCGGCAGCAACAAGAACTCCAGCAGCAGATCTTCCGTCAGAACCAAGCCTTCCAGCAAGCCTTCCAGTTTCCCAAGTTCTTCGCTTTCCCACCGCAGTTCCCCTTTGGCCATAACTTCTAAGGGACTCACGCGCCTTCTTTCTCCGCCCACTGCTTCGGCAGTAGCTTGTTGCTTCCCGCACGAAAAAGTAACTGACGCAGAGGAGTTTGTACTCGTGAAGATGCATAAAAGAAACCCTTCACTAATAACAGTATTCTTTACATTATAACAGGATGAAGTGCTGTATATTCAAATAGGTATTATTAAATATTATGTTATGGTTGTATTTTCAAGGCCCAGTATGCCTATCTACGTGTATCATCTTAACCTTGGAAGCAAGCATACACATAGTACTGCTATCAATGTAAGCTCTCTGGATCTTTAAAAACCTATGTGTATGTCTTGAATTCGTATCTTATCTCAGTATACACGGATCTTGCAGAGGCTGTGCATCTTTactgtgtattttgtatttcGTGAGTAATTATTCTCTTTTGTTATACTTTCTCTGGATCTTTAAAAAGTTACATTTCGTGAGGATATATTCTGCCTCATTACACGCTCCTTACATTTTAAAATGTATGTTTTGAGCACTCATGGCAGTTTGCACTCTTTACGCTATATGGAACTTTAAGCTGTATGTACCAAGTGTTAACTGTGTTATTACACTCGTACATCTTTTGGATCTTTAAGAAATTGTATCTGGAATATTTATCCTCATTTACGCTCTTTGAGtctttctttgttatatgtGTCAAGTATTCTCAGTTTGCCATCGTTGGATCTTTAAGGTCTATGCTCCATACAGCTATCTGATCTTAGTTGCTTCGTGTTTGGTGGATGTTTAAAGAGCTGCCTTCCAAGAGTACCCTCCTCACCAGGGCAAGATGAGCTACATTGGTTTCATTGATTGAGTTAATAGCGCAGCAAACTGAGGTCACGTGGTATCGCGTGTTACACTGGGAGCCACAATGATTGACTTAATTGTGCCGCAGTTACGTGGGAGTTGCACTGGGAGccacaaaacaacataacacgTACACATGTTACATTTTCAaggctccagagagagagagagagagagagagagagagatgggggaaagaCACTCCTTTATtacattcttaaaaaaaaaaaaaaaaatgagaaactcttctttcattaattaaGCCTTACTGTATATGCAAGAACGGACTTCTGGGAGCACAGGAGTTTAAAGGGGCTGCAAAGTACGTGGCATTGGGATGCAATTGAAAGTATAGCGGAAGAATATAACTAGAAGTGAACGTCGTAAATTTGATTGTCTTCAAGTCCACTTTCATGACATGTTATAATACTGACATGAGAAAGACGGACAGCAGAAGACGCGTTTACCTTTGATTTTATGGTAAGCAACGCTTACCATAAACGGTAATTTATATCCATAATGCATACATAATTTCAGTAGATTTCTtttaggtgattttttttttttttttctttctttctttcatgaaaCTTAGAAAAATCAGTATCAGTTCGGTGATaattgttctttcattttcaggTAATACTTTAATTCCATTATCTAAGTAAATGCCGTTACAAGTGTGGCGTAggcttttctttattgttattttaggATGGAATGATCGGAAGGCTCTGCCTTAATTcgtgtatgtggtggtggtgatgggctgGACATTGTACGAAATGGACAAACAGTTGTTAAGAGTTAAGATTCAGCTTCAGATATGGTGTGAGTTGATATCAAAATTCTTGCTTTGTATTTGTTTGATTACACGTTCATTACTGCATTACTGTTTCATTAAATCTCTAGCTCCTATCATTGACTGCTTTTAATAGGCTTTACTGCAAGTGATAATGATGAGTTTTAAGACCTTTCCTTGATCttgtaataataaaacaagaataacacaaCATTAATAGGAAAATAGCATAATGCAAAATCGGCTTTTCATCTCTATGATCCTTGAAATTTGTCCTTAGAAACAATGCGGTTAAAATACGAGCCATCAGGCAAGGCCCAAGCCAATGAGGCTTGGGCCCTGCCTGATGGCTCGTATTTTAACGATCTGCCTCCAAGGCAGATCTTTATTTTTTGAGGGTTCCCAACGCCTCTTTGCCAATAACCAGCAGACAAAGCAATAACTATATGCAAGTTAAATAGTGACACTGATACTGGAGTAATATCAGGGgtaagtggattttttttttttttttttttttttgtgcagtaTTTCTGGCAAAGTTTTATATAGTATTAGTACATAGTGAAATTGAGTCATTAGTGATGGAACATCCTATATTTATCGAGGAATCAGTTGCTAAGAGATTCAGATTTCAATATCCCACCATGATTTGAAAGTAGGCTAAGTTAGTTGTGTACGAGTACATAATGTAAAGTCAATGTCAAAATTACTCACCCTCTTAagacttgtcttttttttttttttttcgcttttcagTGCCCGTAAGCTATACTTTCTTGAAGGACATGTTGATGAACGACACTTTTAACTTCACTCTGTCAATAACCCCTCACTTAATTAACATCTCGTGGCTCCCTTAGTAAACCTAGATCATGCTTCATACCCCACGGCTTCGGAATTTATTAGATCATAATCCAAGACCGAATTTACGCTACTCATTTCACAAGACCGTCTGTTGAAGAGGGTTCGTTATCAGTAACATCACTGCGTCAGAGTGACGTCATTGCTGACGCACTCCCTCTCAAGACGAAAGTGTGAAACTTTGTATGTAGCGTGAACACTACGTACATGTTTCACGGcctgatcctcttcctccttaagatggacaaaaaaggaaaagaaaaaaaaaaaaacttacactaGTATGGCTGGGAGacaggtttaaaaaaaataaataaaa comes from the Scylla paramamosain isolate STU-SP2022 chromosome 28, ASM3559412v1, whole genome shotgun sequence genome and includes:
- the LOC135114961 gene encoding uncharacterized protein LOC135114961 isoform X4, whose translation is MAAMSFVGPMACTRAVVVVLGSLLAFTQTEVEAGVAHAQVFSSRSGAAQSQVTEPDGTIKGECAYLDPEGNSVKISYRQSPGGQIEAESDPPQQNAAAALETCRRAADAAAKVAQDSIQETQEQLFHSLPSFFHLPSPSLLHPARLLHF
- the LOC135114961 gene encoding uncharacterized protein LOC135114961 isoform X2 — its product is MAAMSFVGPMACTRAVVVVLGSLLAFTQTEVEAGVAHAQVFSSRSGAAQSQVTEPDGTIKGECAYLDPEGNSVKISYRQSPGGQIEAESDPPQQNAAAALETCRRAADAAAKVAQDSIQETQEQIFRQQQELQQQIFRQNQAFQQAFQFPKFFAFPPQFPFGHNF
- the LOC135114961 gene encoding uncharacterized protein LOC135114961 isoform X3; amino-acid sequence: MACTRAVVVVLGSLLAFTQTEVEAGVAHAQVFSSRSGAAQSQVTEPDGTIKGECAYLDPEGNSVKISYRQSPGGQIEAESDPPQQNAAAALETCRRAADAAAKVAQDSIQETQEQIFRQQQELQQQIFRQNQAFQQAFQFPKFFAFPPQFPFGHNF
- the LOC135114961 gene encoding uncharacterized protein LOC135114961 isoform X1 produces the protein MIETEKETSAFQMACTRAVVVVLGSLLAFTQTEVEAGVAHAQVFSSRSGAAQSQVTEPDGTIKGECAYLDPEGNSVKISYRQSPGGQIEAESDPPQQNAAAALETCRRAADAAAKVAQDSIQETQEQIFRQQQELQQQIFRQNQAFQQAFQFPKFFAFPPQFPFGHNF